The Plectropomus leopardus isolate mb unplaced genomic scaffold, YSFRI_Pleo_2.0 unplaced_scaffold85555, whole genome shotgun sequence sequence TTTGTGTAAACGTCTGTGTATTCACACGTGTCTctgcttgtgtgtctgcagtaaGACGGAGCTGTATGAGATGTGTTGGACGTTGAGGGACAGTCTCAGAGACTGTCTCGTGGCTGCAGCTCCGTACGGAGGACCAATCGGTAACCGATGATGATTTCCTGAACGTTCACGCGGTTCACGTGTTCAGATCCACACGTGTTGATTGTATGTTCTGTGTCAGCTCTCCTCAGAGAACCGCACAGACGTTCTCCCAGCTCTCGCCCTCAGTTAGAGATTTATTCTGCGTCTGGA is a genomic window containing:
- the LOC121940382 gene encoding vacuolar protein sorting-associated protein 16 homolog, which codes for KTELYEMCWTLRDSLRDCLVAAAPYGGPIALLREPHRRSPSSRPQLEIYSASGVAIASFPWKSGPVVHLGWTVSDELLCIQEDGSVLIYDMFGSFKRHFSMGQ